The DNA window GGCGCGACGCGGCGATCGACCAGAGCGCGTCCGGCTCCGGGTGCCGCCAGGTCATCGCCGCGCGCTGCTGCTCGGCCGCCCGCCGGGTGCGCCTGCGCATCTGCGCGAGGTAGCGCATGTAGTCGCGTCGCTGGGCGTTCAGCTCGGCCTTGTCGTTGCCGCCGTTGCCCAGCGTGCCGAGCGCCATGCCCAGCATCGAGACCCCGAACAGGCCACCGGCCACATAGGTCATCATGCCGCCGCCGCGGCCGGCGTAGAGGAAGGCCATCGCGCCGACGCCGCAGAGCATCGGCAGGATCATCAACACCTGGCCCATGCCCTTGGCCTGCGGCTCGGGCAGCTCGGGTGGGGACTCCAGCAGCACCTCGCCGCGTGGCAGCGCCGGCCCCGGTTGACGCGGCAGTCGGCGGAACACCACCGTACTCACGGCTCTCCCCTCCCCAGAAGGTCTGCCACCGCCGGCGAGCGTCGGGTGGGCAACCTGTGCGAGGGCCATCGTAGGTAATCTCCCGGAGGCGTCGTGGACCCGTGGGGGCGACGTCGACGGCCGGGTGGAGCGTAGGCGAGCACGAGGAGGCCACTGTGGCGACGAAGACGGCGACCGGCGGCCTGAGCCGGATCACCATCGTGGCGCCGCGCACCAGGATGGACCTGGCGTTGCCGTCCGACGTGCCGCTGGCCGACCTGCTGCCCACGCTGCTGCGCTACGCGGGTGAGGATCTCGCCGACGAGGGTGTGCGGCACGGCGGCTGGAGCCTCTCCCGGCTCGGCGGGCAGCCGCTCGACGGCGGGCGCACCGCCGCGCAGCTCGGCGTCCGCGACGGCGAGGTGCTCTACTTCAACCCCCGGGCCGCCACTGCACCCGAGATCGTCTTCGACGACGTGGTGGACGCCGTCGCCACCTCCACCACCCAGCGCCCCGGCGCCTGGCAGGTGGGCACCACCCGGGCGTACGCGGTGCTGCTCGCCTCCTCGGCACTGGCCGCCGGCGCGGTCGCGACGCTGTTCACCGGGCCGCCGCACCTGCCCGGCGCGGTGGCCGCCCTGGTGGTCGCGGTCGCGCTGCTGGTCGGCGCCGCGGTGCTGTCCCGGGCGGCCGGCGACAGCCGCACCGGCGCGGTGCTGGCCCTGGTCGGGGTGGGCTACGCGGCGGTCGGCGGCCTGCTGGTGCTCGCCGGGGACCGGCCGCTCGCCGAGCTGGCCAGCCCACACGTGCTGCTCTCCGGCACCGCCGTGGTGCTCGTCGCGGCGATCGCCGCGCTCGCCGTCGGGGACCGGTTGCCGCTGTTCCTCGGCGCCGTCGGTGTGGGCGCGGCGGTCAGCCTGGGCGCGGTGCTCAGCCTGGCGTTCGGCATCGGCGCGGCCGCGTCGGCGGCGGTGGTCTCCGCGGTGGCGTTCGGTGCGCTGCCGGCGCTGCCGATGCTCGCCTACCGGCTCGCCCGGCTGCCGGTGCCGTCGATCCCCACCGGCCCGGAGGACCTGAAGACCGACACCGAGTCGGTGGACGGGCCGTCGGTGCTGCGTGACAGCGAGCGCGCCGACGGGTTCCTCACCGGTCTGCTCTGGACCGTCTCCCTGCTGGTGCTCGGTGGTGAGGTGGTGCTCGCCGCCGAAGGCCGGCTGCCGGCGATCCTGCTCTGTCTGGTGCTGGCGCTGCTGTCGATGCTGCGGGCCCGCCCGTTTCTCGGCCGGGGCCAGCGCGTCCCGGTGCTGCTCGCCGGCAGCGCCGGTCTCGGGTTGACCGCCTGGGCGGTCTTCGACGCCGGGTCGCTGGCGGTCCGGTTGGGGCTGATCCTCGGCGGCCTGACCGTGCTGGCGGTGATCAGCCTGGTCTACGGGCTGACCGTGGCCGGCAAGCGCATCTCCCCGGTCTGGGGACGGACCCTGGACATCGTCGAGATCCTGCTGATCATCGCCTTGGTGCCGCTGGCCGTGTGGGTCTGCGGCATGTACGGCTGGATCGTCAACCTTCGACCGTGACGGTGCCCATCGCGGTGCCGACCGGCGCGGTGGCGTAGACGCCGGGGCCGTGCTGGCCGTCCAGCGGTCGGGCCGGCACCCCGGCCCGCCGGGCCGTCTCCCGGACCACCTTCACCAGCGCCTCGGCATGCCCGTCCATGGCCGCGACCCGCAGCAGCGGCGGGACCCGCCGGCCGCCGGGGAGCACCACGGCGGCGACGGTGTGCGAGGGCGCGGAGGTCGCGGTGACGGCGTCCACCAGCGCGCCCAGCGAGCCGTTGGGGCGGACCCGCAACGCGAGGCACCGCTGGGTCCAGCCGCCCCCGCGCAGGCTGGTCCAGGACTCGACGGGCGGCTCCGGCGCCAGATCGAGCCCGGCGCCGGAGACCACCGCCGCGTGCAGCTCGTCGCGGCCGAGCACCCGGTGGCCGAGCCCGGCGGCGTTGAGCGCCTTGCCGAGCCGGCCGACCCCGGCCGCCACGGTCCGGTGCACGCCGTGCAGACCACCGCCGCGGCTCACCGTCTCGGCGCGGGCGTCGCTCACCGACAGGCGCAGCGCCACCCACACCGTGCGGTGCGCCGCGGGTGGCGCGCCGGGCGCGGGATACCAGACCAGCGTGTGCGAGACGACCTGCGTCTGGGTGACCGGGCCGGCGAAGTCGGCGAGCACCGCGAGCGCCCGGTCCACGGTCGCCGCCTCGACCGGTCCGGCGGGGGTGCCGGGCCGGCCGGCCAGCGCCACCGCGGCGAACCAGCCGCGGTCGTCCTGGCCGATGCCGAGCCGGGTCCCGCGCTCGGTCAGCTCCACCACGGTCAGCTCGGGGGCGAGCGCGGCCAGCCGGGGGTCGCCGCCGGGCACCGCGCCCCGGGCCCGCCCGCGGCGGCGACCCAGCCGGCGGCGGAGCATCAGGTCCTCGTACCACCAGCGGCCGCCCCGCCTGGTGAACGCGAGCACCACGGCCAGCAGCGCCACCGTCGCGACGGTGGCGAGCAGCCAGACCGGGCCGGCGGTGGCGAACCAGACGGCGAGCGCCGCGCACTCGACCACGACGAGCTGACCGACGACGACCGGGCCGAGCCGGCCCCGCCGCCGCCCGTCGGCCGGGGTGACCGACCGGTCCGCCGGCGTCGCGGCGGACGCGGTGGCGGTACGACCGGGTGGCGCCTGGAGCTGCGTCATCGGTGAGCGTCCCTTCTGGACATGCTGGGGAGCCGGGGGCGGACGGGGTCCGGCACACCCCCGACAGCCCCTTATCGTAGGGAAGCCCGCGGCGCTGTTCGGACCTGATCGCCGCGTGGACCCACCCCTGTCGGAGGTTAGTCATGCGGACCCGCCGCGATCAGGTGCAGGCGTACCGCTTCGTCACCCGCCGCATCGTCTCGGCGCTGCTCTCCGGCGACCCGGAGACGAACGACCTGCCGATGCGCCGCCTCGGCATGGCGGTGTTCGGCAGCGTCATCGCGGCGGCGGTGGTGCTCGGCGGCGTGGGCGC is part of the Micromonospora sp. WMMD980 genome and encodes:
- a CDS encoding type VII secretion protein EccE, with the translated sequence MTQLQAPPGRTATASAATPADRSVTPADGRRRGRLGPVVVGQLVVVECAALAVWFATAGPVWLLATVATVALLAVVLAFTRRGGRWWYEDLMLRRRLGRRRGRARGAVPGGDPRLAALAPELTVVELTERGTRLGIGQDDRGWFAAVALAGRPGTPAGPVEAATVDRALAVLADFAGPVTQTQVVSHTLVWYPAPGAPPAAHRTVWVALRLSVSDARAETVSRGGGLHGVHRTVAAGVGRLGKALNAAGLGHRVLGRDELHAAVVSGAGLDLAPEPPVESWTSLRGGGWTQRCLALRVRPNGSLGALVDAVTATSAPSHTVAAVVLPGGRRVPPLLRVAAMDGHAEALVKVVRETARRAGVPARPLDGQHGPGVYATAPVGTAMGTVTVEG
- the eccD gene encoding type VII secretion integral membrane protein EccD, whose amino-acid sequence is MATKTATGGLSRITIVAPRTRMDLALPSDVPLADLLPTLLRYAGEDLADEGVRHGGWSLSRLGGQPLDGGRTAAQLGVRDGEVLYFNPRAATAPEIVFDDVVDAVATSTTQRPGAWQVGTTRAYAVLLASSALAAGAVATLFTGPPHLPGAVAALVVAVALLVGAAVLSRAAGDSRTGAVLALVGVGYAAVGGLLVLAGDRPLAELASPHVLLSGTAVVLVAAIAALAVGDRLPLFLGAVGVGAAVSLGAVLSLAFGIGAAASAAVVSAVAFGALPALPMLAYRLARLPVPSIPTGPEDLKTDTESVDGPSVLRDSERADGFLTGLLWTVSLLVLGGEVVLAAEGRLPAILLCLVLALLSMLRARPFLGRGQRVPVLLAGSAGLGLTAWAVFDAGSLAVRLGLILGGLTVLAVISLVYGLTVAGKRISPVWGRTLDIVEILLIIALVPLAVWVCGMYGWIVNLRP